Proteins encoded in a region of the Photobacterium angustum genome:
- the selA gene encoding L-seryl-tRNA(Sec) selenium transferase: protein MTAQALYAHLPSVDLILNHELQQPLIHQLGKEHITTLVRQLLDQARETIRDQQQLPQWLTLNECDGLALSQQKLARINLFSHHLAQSTLPLQHKGQRRVFNLTGTILHTNLGRSLQAEAAIKAVTEVMRFPSTLEYSLQQGKRGHRDQAISEQLQQLIGCEDACLVNNNAAAVLLMLASLASGKEVIVSRGELVEIGGSFRIPDVMRQAGCQLVEVGATNRTHLKDYQQAINENTALLMKVHTSNYMIQGFTSAVSEAELCALGRAMQVPVISDLGSGSLIDLAQYGLPSEPMPQKMLQDGIDLVSFSGDKLLGGPQAGIIAGKSELIEQLQHHPLKRALRCDKMTLAALEATLNLYRHPERLPCDLPTLSMLTRNLDTLTDLGERLVPYCQQLVGQYFTVTVMPSMGQIGSGALPTEQLESVALCFSVNNNQTSYTLNDLADLLASGEIPIIGRIHHDKLWLCLRGISHEQDFMTQLAQLSLSNNE, encoded by the coding sequence ATGACAGCCCAAGCACTCTATGCCCACTTACCCAGTGTTGATCTGATTTTAAATCACGAATTACAACAGCCTTTGATCCATCAATTAGGTAAAGAGCACATCACTACGCTTGTTCGTCAATTATTAGATCAAGCCCGCGAGACAATTCGAGATCAACAACAATTACCTCAGTGGCTGACACTTAATGAGTGCGACGGGCTGGCACTATCGCAACAGAAACTTGCACGTATAAATCTGTTTTCTCATCATCTCGCGCAATCGACTCTGCCTTTACAACATAAAGGGCAACGTCGTGTTTTTAACTTAACCGGTACTATCTTACACACCAATTTAGGTCGTTCTCTGCAAGCAGAAGCTGCAATAAAAGCGGTGACAGAGGTCATGCGTTTCCCATCAACTTTAGAGTATTCTCTCCAGCAAGGTAAACGAGGCCACCGCGATCAAGCCATCAGTGAACAACTGCAACAGCTCATTGGTTGTGAAGATGCATGCTTAGTGAATAACAATGCCGCTGCGGTACTGTTAATGCTAGCCAGCCTTGCCAGTGGAAAAGAAGTCATTGTATCGCGTGGTGAGTTAGTTGAAATTGGTGGCTCATTTCGCATTCCAGATGTCATGCGACAAGCAGGATGTCAGCTCGTTGAAGTCGGTGCAACGAATCGCACTCACTTAAAAGACTATCAACAAGCGATTAATGAAAACACCGCGTTACTGATGAAAGTTCATACCAGTAACTACATGATCCAAGGCTTTACCAGCGCGGTATCTGAAGCTGAACTCTGTGCATTGGGACGCGCAATGCAAGTACCAGTGATCAGCGATTTAGGCAGTGGGTCATTAATCGATTTAGCCCAATACGGACTACCAAGCGAGCCGATGCCACAAAAGATGCTGCAAGATGGCATTGATTTAGTGAGCTTTTCTGGCGATAAATTACTCGGTGGGCCACAAGCTGGGATCATTGCTGGTAAATCTGAACTCATTGAACAGCTGCAACATCACCCACTTAAACGTGCACTTCGCTGTGACAAAATGACCTTAGCTGCCCTTGAAGCAACATTAAATTTATACCGTCATCCAGAACGCTTACCTTGCGATCTCCCCACGCTCTCTATGTTAACTCGCAACCTTGATACGCTGACAGATTTGGGTGAACGTCTAGTGCCTTACTGTCAGCAATTGGTTGGTCAGTACTTTACAGTAACTGTGATGCCTTCAATGGGGCAAATAGGTAGTGGTGCGCTACCCACCGAACAACTTGAATCTGTCGCGTTATGTTTCAGTGTTAACAATAATCAAACATCCTACACGCTTAATGATCTTGCGGATCTTTTAGCAAGCGGAGAGATCCCAATAATCGGTCGTATTCACCATGACAAACTGTGGTTATGTTTACGTGGGATCAGTCATGAACAAGATTTCATGACTCAGCTTGCTCAACTTTCACTTTCCAATAACGAATAA
- the fdhE gene encoding formate dehydrogenase accessory protein FdhE, giving the protein MSVKILDKNTIIKQKSDGFTPLIIGDPATIFSARAERLRALAKDSFMADYLLLAGQIVQQQALLAEDFAQPVTNFASENALTWPLSLDQAWFPILEAMLAQLTTSLRLVASDDIVKVIDSLQDLDCDTLHHYFTALQHNQPERVPADLAILLWACINTFTSLLVKTTALEWQPEPNVKQHFCPLCGGAPVASLIKGSGHRYLHCSQCETEWHRLRAECTQCADGENIHLQSETLEDAVRAETCGHCNSYLKILFLEKQPNLDPIADDLATLVLDQKLNQNELYRNGFNPFFLPLIQ; this is encoded by the coding sequence ATGAGCGTTAAAATTCTAGATAAAAATACGATTATTAAACAAAAAAGTGATGGCTTTACTCCGTTAATTATTGGTGATCCTGCAACCATTTTTTCAGCTCGTGCCGAGCGTTTACGTGCACTGGCTAAAGACTCTTTCATGGCAGATTACCTACTATTAGCCGGACAAATTGTTCAACAACAAGCGCTATTGGCCGAAGACTTTGCACAACCTGTTACTAACTTTGCATCAGAAAATGCTTTAACTTGGCCGCTATCTTTAGATCAAGCTTGGTTTCCAATCTTAGAAGCCATGCTAGCGCAATTAACCACTTCATTACGTTTAGTTGCATCTGACGACATTGTAAAAGTGATCGATTCACTTCAAGATCTTGATTGCGACACCCTACACCATTACTTCACAGCACTTCAGCATAACCAGCCTGAGCGTGTACCTGCTGATCTCGCTATTTTGCTATGGGCTTGTATTAATACATTCACCAGCCTACTTGTAAAAACCACGGCACTAGAGTGGCAACCCGAGCCAAATGTAAAACAGCATTTCTGCCCTCTTTGTGGTGGTGCGCCAGTGGCAAGTTTGATTAAAGGCAGTGGTCACCGTTACCTACATTGCAGCCAATGTGAAACAGAGTGGCATCGTCTTCGTGCTGAATGTACCCAATGTGCGGATGGTGAAAATATCCATCTACAAAGTGAAACCCTAGAAGATGCAGTACGTGCTGAAACTTGCGGTCACTGTAATAGCTACCTCAAGATTTTATTTTTAGAAAAGCAACCAAACCTTGATCCTATCGCAGACGATCTTGCGACATTAGTGTTAGATCAGAAGTTAAACCAAAACGAATTATACCGTAATGGATTTAACCCATTCTTTTTACCACTAATACAGTAA
- a CDS encoding formate dehydrogenase subunit gamma: MSLNKTILRHKPLDRVVHWTVALTGIWTLLSGLSFIFAPLHFLSYVYGSPQLARILHPFGAIVMTIGLAFLVARYWSHNHFEKGDLQWMLKVKDVLTENEENVPEAGQYNAGQKMILRQFIACGLILLVTGLIAWRAYFAAYFSIDVVRIALIVHSITAIVFALSLIIHAYMAYWVEGSIDGMLEGKVSPAWAKKHHPRWLRSLTSGKNQH; this comes from the coding sequence ATGAGTTTGAATAAAACAATTTTACGTCATAAGCCTTTAGATCGCGTTGTGCACTGGACAGTAGCACTAACGGGTATCTGGACTCTATTGTCTGGTTTATCTTTTATATTCGCACCATTGCACTTCCTTAGCTATGTCTACGGTTCACCGCAACTTGCACGTATTTTGCACCCATTCGGCGCAATTGTGATGACAATCGGACTTGCGTTTTTAGTTGCACGCTATTGGAGCCATAACCACTTTGAAAAAGGTGATCTCCAGTGGATGCTAAAAGTGAAAGACGTCTTAACCGAGAACGAAGAAAACGTACCAGAAGCAGGACAATACAACGCAGGTCAAAAAATGATCCTACGTCAATTTATTGCTTGTGGTTTGATCCTTCTTGTTACCGGTTTGATTGCATGGCGTGCCTACTTTGCGGCGTACTTCAGCATTGATGTCGTTCGCATTGCACTGATTGTTCACTCAATCACAGCCATTGTTTTTGCTCTTAGCCTGATTATCCATGCTTACATGGCGTACTGGGTAGAAGGCTCTATCGATGGCATGTTAGAAGGGAAGGTTTCTCCTGCTTGGGCGAAGAAACACCACCCTCGTTGGCTACGTTCGCTAACTAGCGGCAAAAACCAACACTAA
- the fdxH gene encoding formate dehydrogenase subunit beta, which translates to MGMESQNIIRSSATSSLTPSPDARKRQIQVTKLIDVTCCTGCKGCMDACSEWNNLRGKVGTFEGTYQNPPNTTAETWTTIHFKEIEEDNKFKWLFSKHSCMHCSDPGCLKACPEPDAIVQYENGVVDFNSEKCVGCGYCIAGCPFDIPRMNPVDNRVYKCTLCLDRLQAGQVPSCAKTCPTGALRFGEREEILEYANQRVAALQAKGHKNAGIYNPAGVGGTHVIYVLHDITDPERYDLPKDPKISETVKLWKDDVKPLAAAGLVGTLALAAIHRVTVGRSRVAEEEGDEK; encoded by the coding sequence ATGGGTATGGAATCACAGAATATTATTCGTAGTTCTGCGACATCATCGCTAACGCCTTCACCTGATGCGCGTAAACGCCAAATTCAGGTAACAAAGCTTATCGATGTAACGTGCTGTACTGGCTGTAAAGGCTGTATGGATGCGTGTAGCGAATGGAACAACTTGCGCGGCAAAGTCGGTACCTTTGAAGGTACTTACCAAAATCCGCCAAATACAACCGCTGAAACATGGACCACTATCCACTTCAAAGAAATTGAAGAAGATAACAAGTTCAAATGGTTATTCAGCAAGCACAGTTGTATGCACTGTTCAGATCCAGGCTGCTTAAAAGCCTGTCCTGAACCTGATGCTATCGTGCAATATGAAAACGGTGTTGTCGATTTCAACTCTGAAAAATGTGTTGGTTGTGGTTACTGTATTGCGGGTTGTCCATTCGACATTCCACGTATGAACCCAGTCGATAACCGTGTTTACAAGTGTACTTTGTGTCTTGATCGCTTACAGGCAGGTCAAGTGCCTTCATGTGCTAAAACCTGTCCAACAGGCGCACTACGTTTTGGCGAGCGAGAAGAAATTCTTGAATACGCTAATCAACGAGTGGCTGCACTGCAAGCCAAAGGTCACAAGAACGCGGGGATTTACAACCCAGCCGGTGTGGGCGGCACACACGTGATTTATGTTCTACACGATATTACTGATCCTGAACGTTACGATCTGCCAAAAGATCCAAAGATCAGCGAAACAGTGAAATTGTGGAAAGACGATGTGAAGCCACTTGCAGCAGCAGGTTTAGTGGGTACGCTTGCGTTAGCAGCGATTCACCGTGTAACTGTTGGTCGCAGCCGTGTTGCGGAAGAAGAAGGTGATGAAAAATGA
- the fdnG gene encoding formate dehydrogenase-N subunit alpha: MNISRRQLFKLCAGAVATTSIASLATIPQKAWAQAREFKLTAAKETRNTCSYCSVGCGTLLYSTGAANGNIKQKVFHVEGDPDHPVSRGALCPKGAGLAGFVNSEQRLKFPEYRAPGSDKWQRISWDEAFTRIAKLMKQDRDENLVKTNEQGTTVNRWLTTGMLCASAESNENGWLTQKFARGLGMVPVDTQARIUHGPTVASLAPTFGRGAMTNNWVDIKNANVILVMGGNAAEAHPVGFRWAIEAQKTNNAEIIVVDPRFTRTAAVADHYAPIRSGADIAFLLGAIRYLIASSQVNHEYVKAYTNASFIVRDDYAFHDGLFSGYDAEKRQYDRSSWFYKLDDNGYAMKDESLQHPRCVWNLLKEHVSRYTPDVVSNITGTPVDMFEHVCKALGSTAADNRVATILYATGWTQHSKGAENIRCMAMIQLLLGNMGMAGGGVNALRGHSNIQGITDLGLLAQNLPGYLKLPSDKDVDLATHLKHHTPVALEADQTNYWQHYPSFFVSLLKSFYGKNATAENNFGYDMMPKWDQGYDMLRVFDMMKKGEMNGYICQGFNPVGSMSNKQKTLDALSKLKYLVVIDPLATETSTFWQNKPNVNEVDTKNIQTEVFRLPCACFAEEDGTIVSSARWLQWHWKAADMPGEAKGDAEILAGIFMKMRNMYQQHGGTYPDPILSLDWNYAIPDAPNTKELAQELNGKDANGNQLSSFAQLKADGSTTAGCWLYTGSWTPAGNQTARRDNSDPSGLGLAPNWAWSWPANRRVLYNRASTRPDGTPWDKSRTLVEWNGSKWVGPDVPDFNAKLPPSSNAGPFIMQPEGVGRLFALDKMAEGPFPEHYEPFETPIGTNPLHKNVVSNPAARIFKDDLAQLGQKEQFPFVGTTYRLTEHFHTWTSHSHFNAVLQPEQFVEIGEGLAKERGIKNADMVRVTSKRGFIEAKAYVSKRITPLHVNGQAVHTVGIPIHWGYEGDTKPGYLANALSPCVGDANCQTPEYKAFLVNVEKVK; the protein is encoded by the coding sequence TTGAATATAAGTAGACGTCAATTATTTAAATTGTGCGCGGGAGCTGTCGCTACGACATCTATTGCCTCCCTTGCCACAATACCGCAAAAAGCTTGGGCGCAAGCTCGAGAATTTAAATTAACAGCAGCAAAAGAAACGCGTAATACGTGTTCTTACTGTTCTGTTGGTTGCGGAACTTTACTTTACAGTACTGGTGCAGCAAACGGTAATATCAAACAAAAGGTATTCCACGTTGAAGGTGATCCCGATCATCCAGTAAGTCGTGGTGCATTATGTCCAAAAGGTGCGGGTCTAGCTGGTTTTGTTAACAGCGAACAACGTTTGAAATTCCCCGAATATCGCGCACCTGGTTCAGACAAATGGCAACGTATCTCATGGGATGAAGCATTCACCCGTATTGCCAAGTTAATGAAGCAAGACCGTGATGAAAACCTTGTTAAAACAAATGAGCAAGGCACCACAGTTAACCGCTGGCTAACCACAGGTATGCTATGTGCTTCGGCAGAAAGCAACGAAAATGGTTGGTTAACACAAAAATTTGCCCGTGGTTTGGGCATGGTTCCAGTTGACACTCAAGCGCGTATTTGACACGGCCCAACGGTAGCAAGTCTTGCTCCAACATTTGGCCGCGGTGCGATGACCAACAACTGGGTTGACATTAAAAATGCCAACGTAATCCTTGTAATGGGCGGCAACGCAGCAGAAGCACACCCTGTAGGCTTCCGCTGGGCAATTGAAGCTCAAAAAACCAATAACGCTGAAATCATTGTGGTTGATCCACGTTTCACGCGTACTGCAGCAGTGGCAGATCACTATGCACCAATCCGTTCTGGTGCTGATATTGCCTTCCTATTAGGTGCTATTCGTTACCTGATCGCAAGCAGCCAAGTAAATCACGAATATGTAAAAGCCTACACTAACGCTAGCTTTATCGTACGTGATGATTACGCATTCCATGATGGTCTGTTCTCAGGTTATGACGCAGAGAAACGTCAGTACGATCGTAGTAGCTGGTTCTACAAGCTAGACGATAACGGCTACGCAATGAAGGATGAATCCCTACAACATCCTCGCTGTGTATGGAACTTACTGAAAGAACACGTATCTCGCTACACACCTGATGTAGTTTCAAACATCACAGGTACGCCTGTTGATATGTTTGAACACGTATGTAAGGCGCTAGGTAGCACAGCTGCCGATAACCGTGTTGCCACTATTTTGTACGCAACAGGTTGGACTCAGCACTCAAAAGGCGCTGAAAACATCCGTTGTATGGCAATGATCCAGTTACTTCTAGGTAACATGGGTATGGCTGGCGGCGGTGTTAACGCCCTACGTGGTCACTCAAATATCCAAGGTATTACTGACCTTGGTTTGTTAGCACAAAATCTGCCGGGCTACTTGAAACTGCCATCTGATAAAGATGTCGATCTTGCCACTCACCTTAAGCACCACACACCAGTGGCACTTGAAGCAGATCAAACTAACTACTGGCAACACTACCCGTCTTTCTTCGTATCATTACTGAAGTCGTTCTACGGTAAAAATGCAACCGCAGAAAATAACTTTGGTTACGACATGATGCCGAAGTGGGATCAGGGTTACGACATGCTTCGCGTCTTCGACATGATGAAGAAAGGCGAAATGAACGGTTACATCTGTCAAGGTTTTAACCCTGTTGGCTCTATGTCCAACAAGCAAAAAACATTGGATGCGTTATCTAAGTTGAAATACTTAGTGGTTATCGATCCACTAGCGACAGAAACATCAACGTTCTGGCAGAACAAACCAAACGTAAACGAAGTGGATACCAAGAATATCCAAACTGAAGTATTCCGTTTACCTTGTGCATGTTTTGCTGAAGAAGATGGCACCATCGTAAGTTCAGCGCGCTGGTTACAGTGGCACTGGAAAGCGGCAGATATGCCGGGAGAAGCGAAAGGTGATGCTGAGATCTTAGCGGGTATCTTCATGAAGATGCGTAATATGTACCAACAACATGGTGGTACATACCCAGATCCAATCCTTTCTCTAGATTGGAACTACGCAATTCCTGATGCGCCAAACACTAAAGAATTAGCACAAGAACTTAACGGTAAAGATGCTAACGGCAACCAGCTATCTAGCTTTGCTCAACTAAAAGCTGATGGTTCTACTACAGCAGGTTGTTGGCTGTACACCGGTAGTTGGACTCCTGCGGGTAACCAAACTGCACGTCGTGATAACAGCGATCCATCTGGTTTAGGTTTAGCACCAAACTGGGCATGGTCTTGGCCTGCTAACCGTCGTGTTCTGTACAACCGTGCATCAACACGTCCTGACGGCACACCTTGGGATAAGTCACGTACTTTAGTTGAATGGAATGGTAGCAAGTGGGTTGGCCCCGATGTGCCTGACTTTAACGCTAAGCTTCCACCATCAAGCAATGCGGGTCCATTTATCATGCAACCAGAAGGCGTTGGTCGTCTATTTGCGTTAGATAAAATGGCTGAAGGTCCGTTCCCTGAACACTACGAACCGTTTGAAACACCAATTGGTACCAACCCATTACATAAGAATGTGGTATCAAACCCAGCGGCACGTATTTTCAAAGACGATCTTGCACAGCTTGGTCAAAAAGAGCAGTTCCCATTTGTGGGTACGACTTACCGCTTAACGGAGCACTTCCATACGTGGACAAGTCACTCTCACTTCAACGCTGTTCTACAACCAGAACAATTTGTTGAGATTGGCGAAGGCTTGGCAAAAGAGCGTGGCATTAAGAATGCTGACATGGTTCGCGTAACCTCTAAGCGTGGCTTCATTGAAGCAAAAGCGTATGTGTCTAAGCGTATTACACCACTACATGTTAATGGCCAAGCCGTTCACACTGTGGGTATTCCTATTCACTGGGGTTATGAAGGCGACACCAAACCTGGTTACTTAGCAAATGCGCTATCGCCATGTGTAGGTGATGCTAACTGTCAAACGCCAGAGTACAAGGCATTCTTGGTTAACGTGGAAAAGGTGAAGTAA
- the fdhD gene encoding formate dehydrogenase accessory sulfurtransferase FdhD, giving the protein MSSCLITDEYIEHQEYSVHEIIKYKNGIKIECEDFIAEEVPIALIYNGISHAVMMATPSNLENFAIGFSLSERIINNIKEIKNIDIKSSKEGIEVYIELQNRAFMMLKDQRRQLVGRTGCGLCGIEHLKQAMKPVNTVPDTQRMPISVINQSLKFLYENQELANRTGCTHAAVWLNEHGELAAIYEDVGRHVALDKLIGARAKYSQLTKGAILITSRASYEIVQKATSVGVEILFAVSAPTALAINLAEESGLTLIGFCREGRATIYTNKHRIIN; this is encoded by the coding sequence ATGTCTAGTTGTTTAATTACTGATGAATATATAGAGCATCAGGAATATTCTGTTCATGAAATAATTAAATATAAGAACGGAATAAAAATAGAATGTGAAGACTTTATTGCAGAAGAAGTTCCCATTGCGCTTATTTATAATGGAATATCTCATGCAGTAATGATGGCAACCCCATCAAATCTAGAAAACTTCGCAATTGGTTTTTCATTATCTGAAAGAATTATTAACAATATTAAAGAAATAAAAAATATTGATATAAAAAGTAGTAAAGAGGGGATAGAAGTTTATATAGAATTACAAAATCGTGCTTTTATGATGCTTAAAGATCAGCGTCGACAACTGGTAGGAAGAACCGGTTGTGGGTTGTGTGGGATTGAACATTTAAAGCAAGCAATGAAGCCTGTAAATACGGTTCCTGATACGCAAAGAATGCCTATTTCTGTTATTAATCAATCTCTTAAGTTTTTGTATGAGAATCAGGAACTCGCTAACCGTACGGGGTGTACCCATGCTGCCGTATGGTTAAATGAACACGGTGAATTAGCGGCGATTTATGAAGATGTTGGCCGTCATGTGGCGCTAGATAAGTTAATAGGCGCTCGTGCAAAATATTCGCAACTTACCAAAGGTGCAATCTTAATTACCAGTCGTGCTAGTTACGAAATAGTGCAAAAGGCAACATCTGTCGGTGTGGAGATATTATTTGCAGTATCAGCACCTACAGCATTAGCGATTAATTTAGCTGAAGAATCTGGATTAACATTAATAGGTTTTTGTCGAGAAGGTAGGGCTACTATTTATACAAATAAGCATAGAATAATAAATTAA
- the mepA gene encoding penicillin-insensitive murein endopeptidase, producing the protein MLGKILTGLLLVASSASVMATPWEKVKTPTSGESMSIGSYSNGCLAGAEALPLEGDGYQVIRAERGRYYGNPETITFLKELMKTAQQLKIGNVLVGDIAMPRGGRFSSGHASHQTGLDADIWLRIPEKPLSQKDLKTVSALPMVDVKNYKIIEKNWSSKQAHLIQLAASDDRVARIFVHPVIKEQLCKTEWKDRDWLRKVRPWFGHYYHFHVRLNCPEGSTYCEPQTPPPPGDGCGKELASWSPDFKKPEPSKPAVKPKPKPKPVLPAQCKVLLNS; encoded by the coding sequence GTGTTAGGGAAAATATTAACAGGGTTGTTACTTGTAGCTTCAAGTGCGAGCGTGATGGCAACACCATGGGAAAAAGTAAAAACACCAACATCAGGTGAATCAATGTCTATTGGCTCATACTCGAATGGGTGTTTAGCAGGCGCGGAAGCACTGCCACTGGAAGGTGATGGTTATCAAGTGATCCGCGCTGAACGCGGTCGTTACTATGGTAACCCTGAGACAATCACTTTCTTAAAAGAGCTAATGAAAACCGCACAGCAACTGAAAATTGGTAATGTGCTGGTGGGAGATATTGCGATGCCTCGTGGCGGACGTTTTTCGTCTGGTCACGCGAGCCACCAAACAGGCTTGGATGCGGATATTTGGTTACGTATTCCGGAAAAACCGTTATCACAGAAAGATCTAAAAACAGTTTCAGCTCTGCCTATGGTCGATGTAAAAAATTACAAAATCATCGAAAAGAACTGGAGCAGTAAACAAGCTCATTTGATCCAGCTTGCGGCAAGTGATGATCGTGTAGCCCGTATATTCGTTCATCCTGTGATCAAAGAGCAGCTTTGTAAAACGGAATGGAAAGATCGTGATTGGTTACGTAAAGTCCGTCCTTGGTTTGGTCATTACTACCATTTCCATGTCCGTTTAAACTGTCCTGAAGGCAGTACTTACTGTGAGCCACAAACCCCACCACCACCAGGTGATGGCTGTGGTAAAGAGTTAGCCTCATGGTCACCAGATTTTAAAAAGCCTGAGCCAAGCAAACCGGCGGTTAAGCCAAAACCAAAACCGAAGCCAGTGTTACCTGCTCAGTGTAAGGTGCTTCTTAATAGTTAA
- a CDS encoding YfhL family 4Fe-4S dicluster ferredoxin yields the protein MALLITSKCINCDMCDPECPNEAITMGDSIYEINPDRCTECKGHYDKPTCQSVCPITNCIITDPDHVESDDELLEKFVTLQGLA from the coding sequence ATGGCACTGCTCATTACAAGCAAATGCATTAACTGCGACATGTGTGATCCTGAATGCCCTAACGAGGCAATCACCATGGGTGATAGCATCTATGAAATAAACCCAGATCGCTGTACTGAATGTAAAGGGCATTACGACAAGCCGACCTGTCAGTCGGTTTGTCCAATCACCAACTGCATTATTACCGATCCTGATCACGTTGAATCTGACGATGAACTGTTAGAAAAGTTTGTTACCTTACAAGGTCTTGCTTAG
- the yegQ gene encoding tRNA 5-hydroxyuridine modification protein YegQ, with product MFKPELLSPAGSLKNMRYAFAYGADAVYAGQPRYSLRVRNNEFNHENLKIGIDEAHAQGKKLYVVCNIQPHNSKLKTFIRDLKPIVEMGPDALIMSDPGLIMMVREAFPEVVIHLSVQANAVNWATVKFWASQGVERVILSRELSLEEIEEIREHCPDTELEIFVHGALCMAYSGRCLLSGYINKRDPNQGTCTNACRWEYKTEKATENDAGQIVEIQDAVQTQDVEERPDNTLGLGKPIDDVVLLSESHRPEEKMAAFEDEHGTYIMNSKDLRAVQHVERLTKMGVHSLKIEGRTKSFYYCARTAQVYRKAIDDAVAGKPFDESLLGTLESLAHRGYTEGFLRRHTHDTYQNYDYGYSISDSQQFVGEFTGKRRGDLAEVEVKNKFVVGDSLEVMTPKGNVIFNLETMENRKSEVIDDAKGNGHFVFIPVPADMDLDFGLLMRNLGNGEDTRNPHAPKDGK from the coding sequence ATGTTTAAACCAGAATTACTTTCACCTGCAGGCAGCCTTAAAAACATGCGTTACGCATTTGCCTACGGCGCTGATGCCGTTTATGCAGGTCAACCTCGCTACAGTCTTCGTGTTCGTAACAACGAGTTCAACCACGAAAACCTAAAGATTGGTATTGATGAAGCACATGCTCAAGGTAAAAAGCTGTATGTGGTATGTAATATTCAACCGCATAACTCAAAGCTAAAAACCTTCATTCGCGATCTTAAACCAATCGTAGAAATGGGCCCTGACGCACTTATCATGTCAGATCCAGGTCTTATTATGATGGTTCGTGAAGCATTCCCTGAGGTTGTTATTCACCTATCAGTTCAAGCCAACGCAGTTAACTGGGCAACAGTGAAATTCTGGGCTAGCCAAGGTGTTGAGCGTGTCATTCTATCTCGTGAGTTATCACTAGAAGAAATCGAAGAAATTCGTGAGCATTGCCCTGACACTGAACTAGAAATCTTCGTTCACGGTGCTCTTTGCATGGCTTACTCTGGTCGTTGCCTACTTTCTGGTTACATCAACAAGCGCGATCCAAACCAAGGCACATGTACAAATGCTTGCCGTTGGGAATATAAAACAGAGAAAGCGACTGAAAACGATGCGGGTCAAATCGTTGAAATTCAAGACGCAGTGCAAACACAAGACGTTGAAGAGCGTCCTGATAATACACTAGGTCTAGGTAAACCAATTGATGATGTTGTGCTACTAAGCGAATCTCACCGTCCTGAAGAAAAAATGGCGGCGTTTGAAGATGAGCATGGTACTTACATCATGAACTCAAAAGATCTTCGTGCTGTTCAACACGTTGAGCGTCTAACTAAGATGGGTGTTCACTCACTGAAGATTGAAGGTCGTACTAAGTCGTTCTACTACTGTGCTCGTACTGCGCAAGTTTACCGTAAAGCGATTGATGATGCCGTTGCAGGTAAACCATTTGATGAATCACTACTAGGCACATTAGAAAGCTTAGCGCACCGTGGTTACACTGAAGGTTTCCTACGTCGTCACACCCATGACACGTACCAAAACTATGACTACGGTTACTCAATTTCTGATTCTCAACAATTTGTTGGTGAGTTCACAGGTAAACGCCGTGGCGATCTTGCTGAAGTTGAAGTGAAGAACAAATTCGTTGTTGGTGATAGCCTTGAAGTAATGACACCAAAAGGTAACGTTATCTTCAACCTTGAGACAATGGAAAACCGTAAGTCTGAAGTAATTGATGACGCGAAAGGTAATGGTCACTTCGTATTTATCCCTGTACCTGCAGATATGGATCTTGATTTTGGTCTGTTAATGCGTAACTTGGGTAATGGCGAAGATACACGTAACCCTCACGCTCCTAAAGACGGTAAATAA